A region from the Aegilops tauschii subsp. strangulata cultivar AL8/78 chromosome 5, Aet v6.0, whole genome shotgun sequence genome encodes:
- the LOC109753398 gene encoding protein REBELOTE: MAKKLGKKARKFAHKHLQGGAKRSRKLRSQFNRRTRKDGKGREDDNRLNGDGGSEETRRNDPTMNMNDDVATLANCLEFPEDENELDGDLSDSDGYLSEDPECMYYSDSDDDNVLKECIVQDDLDEQNNEMRLAVEKQKRKLKKLLDKDPKFANFLEKWQLELVNFESKEDSDEQDEMDSVDNGVDSGDKDPPSDKILTSKTISEWCQLVLDEPKAPALRNLLNAFRDACQFGLNSNSLSMQRLQSTEVFYQIISFVLSKTDNIFRALLEISDDDKGKLMNQRNGKKWQDIEPLIKSYLRNSLDLISQLTDNQILTYVLTRLRTSAVYFSAYPSTSRRLLKMLVRLWASGDQNLSLSSFLMIREVASLLPDCLDFCLTKTYNAYLSSSKIVDNRNIENIDFILNCLVELYSLDIQKAGERAVISVGQLSAILRQASKTKGKEDLLKIDNWQYINCINLWVRFICVNYKDCHNLHLLFSSVVQIIRGVAHLLPGMRYLPLRLKLAQMLNELSNCSQMFFPVPSLIFGSLEFRETPQKEQTEKGKTHFSSILKVPRNMLKSRDFQEQCVLSAIEVLSAHFFQWSYHVSFPEVATIPLILLKRLQEQTTIESLRRPLKRMIDQVSENRDFVQRKREVVSFSPNDASSVESFLQEEEMNGGASFTQFYASVAKSRQSRGRKLV; encoded by the exons ATGGCCAAGAAGCTCGGCAAGAAGGCCCGCAAGTTCGCCCACAAGCACCTCCAGGGCGGCGCCAAGCGCAGCCGCAAGCTCCGCTCCCAGTTCAACCGCCGCACCCGCAAAG ATGGGAAGGGCCGGGAGGACGACAACCGCCTGAACGGCGACGGCGGCAGCGAGGAGACCCGCCGCAACGACCCCACCAT GAACATGAACGATGATGTAGCTACTTTGGCCAACTGCTTAGAGTTTCCAGAAGATGAGAATGAATTAGATGGGGATCTATCTGACAGTGATGGCTATCTTTCAGAG GATCCTGAGTGTATGTACTACTCTGACAGTGATGATGATAATGTTCTGAAAG AGTGTATTGTACAAGATGATCTTGACGAACAGAACAATGAGATGCGTTTGGCTGTGGAAAAGCAAAAGAGAAAGTTGAAGAAGTTGTTGGATAAG GACCCTAAGTTCGCAAACTTCCTTGAGAAATGGCAATTGGAATTGGTGAACTTTGAAAGTAAAGAA GATTCAGATGAACAAGATGAGATGGATTCTGTGGACAATGGGGTCGATTCTGGTGATAAAGATCCTCCTAGTGATAAGATCCTTACAAGCAAGACAATAAGTGAATGGTGTCAACTAGTCTTAGATGAACCTAAAGCACCTGCTCTGCGTAATCTACTAAATGCTTTCCGGGATGCATGTCAATTTGGTCTGAATTCAAATAGCCTTTCCATGCAGAGACTTCAAAGTACCGAAGTATTTTATCAGATAATATCATTTGTTCTTTCTAAGACAGACAACATTTTCCGTGCTCTCTTAGAAATTTCTGATGATGACAAGGGGAAACTTATGAATCAGAGAAATGGAAAGAAATGGCAAGATATTGAGCCGCTCATAAAATCTTACTTGCGGAATTCTCTTGATCTGATTAGTCAACTTACTGATAACCAAATACTTACCTATGTCTTGACTCGGCTTAGAACATCTGCGGTATATTTTTCTGCGTATCCCTCAACATCAAGGAGGCTTCTCAAG ATGTTAGTTCGCTTGTGGGCAAGTGGTGATCAGAACTTGTCCCTGTCTTCATTTCTTATGATTCGAGAAGTGGCTTCACTCTTACCTGACTGTCTGGATTTCTGCTTAACTAAAACATATAATGCATACCTTTCCAGTTCCAAGATTGTGGACAACAGAAATATAGAAAATATTGATTTCATTCTGAACTGTCTGGTGGAACTTTATTCTCTGGATATTCAGAAAGCAGGTGAAAGGGCAGTAATTTCTGTGGGACAGTTGAGTGCTATTCTTAGGCAGGCGTCTAAAACAAAGGGAAAG GAAGATCTTTTGAAGATAGATAACTGGCAGTATATAAACTGCATAAACCTATGGGTTAGGTTTATTTGTGTTAATTACAAGGATTGCCACAACCTCCATCTATTATTTTCTTCAGTTGTTCAGATAATAAGGGGAGTGGCTCATTTATTGCCAGGCATGCGATACTTGCCACTGAGACTGAAGCTTGCACAGATGCTAAATGAGCTTTCGAATTGCAGTCAGATGTTCTTTCCAGTTCCATCGTTGATATTTGGGTCCCTAGAATTTAGGGAGACCCCTCAGAAAGAACAAACAGAAAAGGGGAAGACCCACTTTTCATCAATACTGAAG GTGCCAAGGAACATGCTGAAATCAAGAGATTTTCAAGAGCAGTGCGTTCTTTCAGCAATCGAGGTTCTATCGGCACATTTTTTCCAGTGGAGCTATCATGTTTCTTTTCCAGAAGTAGCCACCATTCCGCTCATCCTCTTGAAAAGATTGCAAGAGCAGACAACGATTGAGTCCCTCCGCCGTCCTCTTAAACGAATGATAGACCAG GTGAGCGAGAACAGGGATTTTGTGCAAAGGAAGAGGGAGGTGGTCTCTTTCTCACCAAATGATGCGTCGTCAGTCGAGAGCTTTCTCCAG GAGGAGGAGATGAATGGAGGCGCTTCCTTCACGCAGTTCTACGCATCAGTGGCAAAGAGTCGTCAATCGAGAG GGAGAAAATTGGTGTAG
- the LOC109753402 gene encoding uncharacterized protein produces the protein MTNPGGQTTLPSSSGGPPTDTLPGGLPMPPLPAVPPPPPLPGGQANLPLTLAPPPLSFSETITDITPFIPIVLDLHSHNYYHWRHLFEIHLGRCSLFHYITGDAPPSPHDPRWLKDDLAIIQWLYTRISTELFNLVVTDDASARDIWTELRRLFQDNRDARVSALNTEFRTITQGDRPVGVFCQRIKAIGDELRELGEVVADRSLLHALMGGLDDRFAQQATLIPLLRPLPTLAEARSMLQMEEQNRARKAIIPRLFHAAACSTPPPAAAATSSPSPAVQPPPGWRPSPNYKGKNPVYCPPKAGSASSSSSAAPASTTSAPPAAPPAPTSSAWRPAQDPWTGLVQAWPMPWSAPSPYGAPPAYSGGWAPGLRPPTGAPGLLGSRPPPHAYAAYAPLYQAAAAPTAPPMYPYGFPTPSPWEHGTAGASSSTQPSPAPASTSTAPAWDQAAFIAAMNSLTTQDAGNDWIFDSRASCHMSASSASLSALHPSILVPSITLGDGSSVPVTGVGTSFLSPSRSPLLLREVLVAPALIKNLISVRHFTIDNQVSVEFDPYGLSVKDLRTKMELARFDSLGDLYTVHDATTPTPHAMLASITLWHRRLGHPNSTTTTTLLNEFQLPHARDSHDASLCHACQLGQLVRLPFSASTTSSSFPFELVHCDLWTSPTPSVSGFKYYLVVLDDYSHFIWTFPLRAKSDVHSVFVNFQHYVYTHFSLPIRFLQCDNGREFDNTRNRDFFLHHGILLRFSCPYAWP, from the coding sequence ATGACCAACCCTGGAGGGCAAACCACTcttccctcctcctccggcggccCGCCAACTGACACTCTTCCCGGCGGCCTGCCAATGCCTCCTCTCCCCGCCGTCCCGCCTCCACCCCCACTTCCCGGCGGCCAGGCCAACCTTCCCCTCACCCTCGCCCCTCCTCCACTTTCCTTCAGCGAGACGATCACCGACATCACACCCTTCATCCCCATCGTCTTAGATCTCCACAGCCACAATTATTACCATTGGCGCCACTTGTTCGAGATCCACCTTGGGCGCTGTTCTCTTTTCCATTACATCACCGGCGATGCGCCCCCGTCTCCCCACGACCCGCGGTGGCTCAAGGACGATCTCGCCATCATCCAGTGGCTGTACACGCGCATCTCCACCGAGCTCTTCAACTTGGTGGTCACCGACGACGCGTCTGCTCGCGACATTTGGACTGAGCTTCGCCGGTTGTTTCAAGACAACCGCGACGCCCGCGTCTCCGCCCTCAACACCGAGTTTCGCACGATCACCCAGGGCGATCGCCCCGTCGGCGTCTTCTGTCAGCGCATCAAAGCCATTGGCGACGAACTCCGTGAGCTCGGAGAGGTGGTTGCAGACCGCTCCCTTCTTCACGCCCTCATGGGCGGGCTCGACGACCGGTTCGCCCAGCAGGCGACCCTGATTCCGCTCCTGCGGCCACTGCCTACTCTTGCCGAGGCGCGTTCCATGCTCCAGATGGAGGAGCAGAACCGGGCGCGTAAGGCGATCATTCCGCGCCTCTTCCACGCCGCGGCCTGCTCTACTCCACCACCGGCGGCCGCGGCGACGTCCTCGCCGTCTCCTGCCGTTCAGCCACCTCCCGGATGGCGCCCCAGCCCCAACTACAAGGGCAAGAACCCAGTGTACTGTCCCCCAAAGGCAGGCTCGGCTTCTTCTTCATCCTCGGCTGCGCCTGCTTCCACCACGTCGGCGCCGCCTGCCGCGCCGCCAGCTCCGACTTCCTCCGCCTGGCGCCCTGctcaagacccgtggaccggccTGGTGCAGGCGTGGCCCATGCCCTGGTCTGCGCCCTCTCCTTATGGTGCTCCTCCGGCCTACAGCGGTGGCTGGGCGCCCGGTCTTCGCCCTCCTACCGGCGCCCCAGGTCTCCTCGGCTCGCGTCCTCCACCGCACGCTTATGCTGCGTACGCACCGCTGTACCAGGCAGCGGCGGCGCCGACTGCGCCGCCCATGTACCCCTACGGCTTCCCCACGCCATCGCCCTGGGAGCACGGCACCGCGGGCGCGTCTTCATCAACTCAGCCatcgcctgcgcctgcttccaCCTCGACCGCGCCGGCTTGGGATCAGGCCGCCTTCATCGCCGCCATGAACTCTCTCACCACCCAGGACGCAGGTAACGACTGGATCTTCGACTCTAGAGCTTCTTGCCACATGTCTGCATCTAGTGCTTCTCTTTCTGCTCTTCATCCTTCGATTTTAGTTCCCTCCATCACTCTTGGCGACGGCTCTTCTGTTCCTGTCACCGGCGTCGGTacttccttcctctctccctctcgctcGCCTCTTCTTCTTCGCGAAGTTCTTGTTGCTCCTGCTCTCATCAAGAACCTCATTTCCGTTCGTCATTTTACTATTGACAACCAAGTTTCAGTTGAATTTGACCCTTATGGATTGTCTGTGAAGGATCTTCGAACCAAGATGGAGCTGGCCCGGTTCGATAGCTTGGGGGATCTGTACACTGTCCACGACGCTACTACTCCCACTCCCCATGCTATGCTCGCCTCCATCACCTTGTGGCACCGCCGGCTTGGACATCCCAACAGCACGACCACGACTACCCTCCTCAACGAATTTCAGCTTCCTCATGCTCGAGACTCGCATGATGCCTCTCTCTGTCACGCCTGTCAGCTGGGCCAGCTTGTTAGGCTCCCCTTTAGTGCTTCTACAACTAGTAGTTCTTTTCCTTTTGAGCTTGTGCATTGTGACTTATGGACGTCACCTACCCCCAGTGTATCCGGTTTCAAGTATTACCTAGTCGTCCTAGATGATTACTCTCATTTTATCTGGACTTTTCCTCTCCGCGCCAAATCAGATGTTCATAGCGTGTTTGTCAATTTTCAGCACTACGTGTACACTCACTTCTCTCTCCCCATCCGTTTCTTGCAATGTGACAACGGGCGCGAATTCGACAACACTCGCAACCGTGATTTCTTCCTTCACCATGGCATCCTCCTCCGCTTCTCTTGCCCCTACGCCTGGCCTTAG